Proteins from a genomic interval of Lolium perenne isolate Kyuss_39 chromosome 1, Kyuss_2.0, whole genome shotgun sequence:
- the LOC127326070 gene encoding uncharacterized protein isoform X1 encodes MFPRRAPFVERAAGAGRGMPSVAGAGAGAGGAAPPSTGVGGSAPNVVVLESSPKGAPQAPDATAPTGPTASTAPPPASEPTRREPTGKEPARGKPARSEDADSRALVRTRGPPGPSEGLHVAKGARLLHVPSASDSSLGSAGTMEAAWHSADSCEVFSREGQPGTAPMKMAFSGFRAGLKNKAAEALAQLATLEDADKAVMERRTVLYNKVVTSYHKAKIERAGLARELEAVKGKLYASFDLFSFSLGWLTFLSGRLAVEAAKVPQLESDLRAARAQCAESEEAGRSAAGKLKLAEQELTRLRLLEQNHLAELNSLRTAEKEKVEDLSRRLTEVEKQRLVLQEEVTVKSTELTATAKRWTDEIGALDRGLAAAFPETQDAALAAVGVARESRRQETGEGSSEYFSMEDHMASMAARVEPITKLGWELRKAAEELVPMLWPEEAAPQDISGLISAMERAPDRFLDWKESATRAGADMALSFVLSWYNEVDLGQLEFRRAGVEDKLPADLKAARLARASTIAEFVDKALFVADPNPPPSDGEYVDDEEAEDVPEDDPAAGSTDAPPA; translated from the exons atgttcccgcgccgcgccccgtttgtggagcgggcagccggagctggcaggggcatgccatctgtggcaggagctggagctggagctggtggggctgcgccgccttcgaccggagtcggcgggtCCGCGCCCAACGTTGTGGTGCTGGAGAGTTCTCCGAAGGGAGCGCCTcaagcgccggatgcgacggctcccaccgggccgactgcctcgaccgcgccgccgccagcttcggagccgacgaggagggagccgaccgggaaggagccggcgagggggaAGCCGGCGCGCTCAGaggacgccgactcccgggctctggtgaggacgaggggcccgccgggcccatctgagggccttcatgtggccaagggggcccggctgctgcatgtgccgtctgcctctgactccagccttggctcggccggcaccatggaggctgcgtggcatTCGGCGGATTCTTGTGAGGTGttcagccgggaggggcagcctggtacggcgcccatgaagatggccTTCTCCGGTTTCCGAGCCGgccttaagaacaaggccgccgaggcccttgcccagctagcaacgctggaggatgctgacaag gcggttatggagcgacgcaccgtcttgtacaacaaggtggtgactagctaccacaaggccaagatcgagcgagccggcttggctcgcgagctggaggctgtcaagggtaagctctatgcttCTTTTGACTTGTTTTCTttcagtcttggttggctgacatttctttctggccgcctcgcagttgaagccgccaaggttccgcagctggagtcggatctccgagccgctcgtgcccagtgcgccgagagcgaggaggcgggccgatccgccgccggcaagctcaagctggctgagcaggagctgacgcggctgcgcctgctggaacaGAACCACCTTGCTGAGCTCAACTCCCtccggacggcggagaaggagaaggtggaggatctgagccggcggctaacggaggtggagaagcagcggcttgtgctgcaggaggaggtcaccgtcaagtccacagagctgacggctaccgccaagcgctggacggatgagattggcgcactagatcgcggcttggcgg cggccttcccggagacgcaggacgcggctctggcagccgttggcgttgcgcgcgagtccaggaggcaggagaccggcgagggcagctcggagtatttctccatggaggatcacatggcgtccatggctgcccgcgtcgagcctatcaccaagctcggctgggaacttcggaaggcggctgaagagctggtgcccatgctgtggcctgAAGAGGCGGCACCGCAGgatatctccggcctcatctccgcgatggagcgggcgccggaccgcttcctcgactggaaggagtcggccacgcgcgccggtgccgacatggcgctgtccttcgtcctctcctggtacaacgaggtggacctggggcagcttgagttccggcgagccggcgtggaggacaagctcccagccgatctcaaggccgcccgccttgctcgagccagcaccatcgccgagttcgtcgacaaggccctcttcgtcgcggacccgaaccctcctccatccgatggggAGTATGTGGacgatgaggaggcggaggacgtgcctgaggacgacccggcagccggctccactgatgcccctccggcttag
- the LOC127326070 gene encoding uncharacterized protein isoform X2, whose translation MFPRRAPFVERAAGAGRGMPSVAGAGAGAGGAAPPSTGVGGSAPNVVVLESSPKGAPQAPDATAPTGPTASTAPPPASEPTRREPTGKEPARGKPARSEDADSRALVRTRGPPGPSEGLHVAKGARLLHVPSASDSSLGSAGTMEAAWHSADSCEVFSREGQPGTAPMKMAFSGFRAGLKNKAAEALAQLATLEDADKAVMERRTVLYNKVVTSYHKAKIERAGLARELEAVKVEAAKVPQLESDLRAARAQCAESEEAGRSAAGKLKLAEQELTRLRLLEQNHLAELNSLRTAEKEKVEDLSRRLTEVEKQRLVLQEEVTVKSTELTATAKRWTDEIGALDRGLAAAFPETQDAALAAVGVARESRRQETGEGSSEYFSMEDHMASMAARVEPITKLGWELRKAAEELVPMLWPEEAAPQDISGLISAMERAPDRFLDWKESATRAGADMALSFVLSWYNEVDLGQLEFRRAGVEDKLPADLKAARLARASTIAEFVDKALFVADPNPPPSDGEYVDDEEAEDVPEDDPAAGSTDAPPA comes from the exons atgttcccgcgccgcgccccgtttgtggagcgggcagccggagctggcaggggcatgccatctgtggcaggagctggagctggagctggtggggctgcgccgccttcgaccggagtcggcgggtCCGCGCCCAACGTTGTGGTGCTGGAGAGTTCTCCGAAGGGAGCGCCTcaagcgccggatgcgacggctcccaccgggccgactgcctcgaccgcgccgccgccagcttcggagccgacgaggagggagccgaccgggaaggagccggcgagggggaAGCCGGCGCGCTCAGaggacgccgactcccgggctctggtgaggacgaggggcccgccgggcccatctgagggccttcatgtggccaagggggcccggctgctgcatgtgccgtctgcctctgactccagccttggctcggccggcaccatggaggctgcgtggcatTCGGCGGATTCTTGTGAGGTGttcagccgggaggggcagcctggtacggcgcccatgaagatggccTTCTCCGGTTTCCGAGCCGgccttaagaacaaggccgccgaggcccttgcccagctagcaacgctggaggatgctgacaag gcggttatggagcgacgcaccgtcttgtacaacaaggtggtgactagctaccacaaggccaagatcgagcgagccggcttggctcgcgagctggaggctgtcaagg ttgaagccgccaaggttccgcagctggagtcggatctccgagccgctcgtgcccagtgcgccgagagcgaggaggcgggccgatccgccgccggcaagctcaagctggctgagcaggagctgacgcggctgcgcctgctggaacaGAACCACCTTGCTGAGCTCAACTCCCtccggacggcggagaaggagaaggtggaggatctgagccggcggctaacggaggtggagaagcagcggcttgtgctgcaggaggaggtcaccgtcaagtccacagagctgacggctaccgccaagcgctggacggatgagattggcgcactagatcgcggcttggcgg cggccttcccggagacgcaggacgcggctctggcagccgttggcgttgcgcgcgagtccaggaggcaggagaccggcgagggcagctcggagtatttctccatggaggatcacatggcgtccatggctgcccgcgtcgagcctatcaccaagctcggctgggaacttcggaaggcggctgaagagctggtgcccatgctgtggcctgAAGAGGCGGCACCGCAGgatatctccggcctcatctccgcgatggagcgggcgccggaccgcttcctcgactggaaggagtcggccacgcgcgccggtgccgacatggcgctgtccttcgtcctctcctggtacaacgaggtggacctggggcagcttgagttccggcgagccggcgtggaggacaagctcccagccgatctcaaggccgcccgccttgctcgagccagcaccatcgccgagttcgtcgacaaggccctcttcgtcgcggacccgaaccctcctccatccgatggggAGTATGTGGacgatgaggaggcggaggacgtgcctgaggacgacccggcagccggctccactgatgcccctccggcttag